The segment AAGTACCAACCACAGCCAGTGCAACCCAAGGCGGACAAGCGAAAAAAGCAGGTGGAAGACCATCACGCCCACTTGCACCCGTTCAATTTGCCACTGCCCAAGAAAAAATCGTGCCGCGTTTTCTATCTGGTTTAGGTACCGTGCAGGCCGCTAACATGGTGACGGTCACTAGCCGTGTTGAAGGCCAACTCATGAATATCTACTTCACCGAAGGGCAATCCGTCAAAGCGGGTGATTTACTCGCGCAAATTGACCCTCGCCCTTTTGAAGTGCAACTTGCCCAAGCTGAAGGTCAATTAGCCAAAGATAAAGCGACTTTAGCCAATGCTCGATTAGACTTGACCCGCTACCAAAAACTGGCGGGAACCAAAGTCATCTCCCAACAAGAGTTGGATAACCAGCGAGCTACCGTATTACAAGCCGAGGGTAGCATCAAAGTTGACCAAGCCGCCGTTGATAATGCCAAGCTGCAACTGACCTACAGTAAAATTACCGCGCCAATTTCTGGACGAATCGGTTTAAAACAAGTGGATGTGGGTAATTTTATCTCTTCAGGGACTTCCACGCCGATTGTGGTGATCACCCAAACGCAACCTGCTGACGTACTATTTGCCTTACCTGAAGGTGACATTCCTGCTATCCAACAAGCGCAAGCAGCAGGGAATAAAGTCCTGATTGAAGCGTGGGATCGCAATAATATTGCCATGATTGCACGCGGAGAGTTATTGAGTACCGATAACCAAATTGACCCAGCAACGGGCACACTGAAAATCAAAGCACGCTTTACTAACGAAGAGCAAAAACTGTTCCCGAACCAGTTTGTGAACGTCAAAATGCAGGTAGAGACCTTACAAAATGCCGTCGTGATCCCAACTGCTGCTCTGCAAATGGGCAATGAAGGTCACTATGTTTGGGTATTGAGCGACGATGATACCGTGACGAAACACATTGTGACGGTGGGCATTCAAGACAGCCAACAAGTGGTGATTGAAAGCGGTTTATCCGCTAACACCAAAGTCATTACCGATGGCGTCGATAAGCTAACAGATGGCGCGAAAGTTGAAGTGGTCAACGCTTCAAGCCTCGAAAAGAAACCGGCTTCCACAGAGAGAAAACCTCGCAATAGCGAGGAGAAAGCCTAATGCAGCCGGAAACACATAAAGGCGGTGGCCCATCCCGCCTCTTCATTCTACGCCCTGTCGCAACCACCTTATTTATGGTGGCGATTTTGCTCGCGGGGATCATCGGTTATCGGTTTTTACCTGTCTCGGCATTACCGGAAGTTGACTACCCGACTATTCAAGTTGTGACCTTATACCCCGGAGCCAGCCCCGATGTGATGACGTCGGCTATCACGGCACCGCTAGAAACGCAATTCGGTCAAATGTCCGGCTTACAACAGATGTCATCACGTAGCTCCGGTGGCGCGTCAGTGATCACCTTGATGTTCCAGCTCTCTTTGCCTCTCGATGTGGCGGAGCAAGAAGTCCAAGCGGCGATTAACTCTGCCACCAGCTTGCTGCCCTCAGATTTACCATATCCACCGATTTACAACAAAGTAAACCCTGCGGATCCGCCCGTTTTAACGCTCGCCGTTACCTCAGATGCAATGCCGTTAACGCAGGTACAAGATATTATTGAAACCCGCGTGGCACAGAAAATTTCCCAAGTGACTGGGGTGGGCTTAGTCACCTTAGCGGGGGGGCAACGCCCAGCTGTGCGCGTCAACCTTAATCCACAAGCCATGGCGGCAAAAGGATTAGACAGCGAAACCATTCGTACCGCTATCAATAATGCGAACGTCAACTCCGCAAAAGGGAGTTTTGATGGCCCAACCCGCTCTGTGACGTTATCTGCGAATGACCAGATGAAATCCCTTGAGGATTACCGCAAGTTGATTGTGGCTTTCCAAAATGGCGCACCAGTGCGTTTGGGGGATATTGCGACTATTGAACAAGGTGCTGAGAACGCCTATCTCGGTGCATGGGCCAATAGCCAACAAGCAATTGTGATTAACGTTCAGCGCCAACCGGGCGCGAACGTGATTAGCACCACGGATACTATCCGTGCTCTACTGCCCGAACTAATTGAAAGCTTACCAGCATCCGTTAACGTGGATATTTTGACCGACCGCACCAGCACCATTCGCGCTTCCGTCAATGATGTCCAATTCGAATTAATGCTCGCTATCGCCCTCGTGGTGATGGTGATTTATTTATTCCTGCGTAATGGGATTGCGACGCTGATCCCCGGCATCGCCGTGCCATTATCGTTAGTCGGCACCTTTGCCGTCATGTATTTTTGTGGTTTTTCCGTCAATAACCTCACATTGATGGCGCTAACCATCGCCACGGGATTCGTGGTGGATGACGCTATCGTGGTGATCGAAAATATCTCCCGCTATCTTGAAAAAGGGGACAAACCGGTTGTTGCCGCCTTAAAAGGTGCAGGAGAAATCGGTTTTACCATCATCTCCCTGACCTTCTCTTTGGTTGCCGTGCTGATCCCACTGCTGTTTATGGGGGATATTGTCGGGCGCCTATTCCGTGAGTTTGCGATTACGTTGGCGGTGGCAATTTTGATCTCCGCCGTGGTATCCCTCACACTCACCCCAATGATGTGTGCCCGCTTGCTTAAACCGGAATCCCAGCATAAACATAATCG is part of the Providencia zhijiangensis genome and harbors:
- a CDS encoding MdtA/MuxA family multidrug efflux RND transporter periplasmic adaptor subunit → MTTQKRRTILTRSALFVALLAAAGATWYAYHKNNQNEVPTTASATQGGQAKKAGGRPSRPLAPVQFATAQEKIVPRFLSGLGTVQAANMVTVTSRVEGQLMNIYFTEGQSVKAGDLLAQIDPRPFEVQLAQAEGQLAKDKATLANARLDLTRYQKLAGTKVISQQELDNQRATVLQAEGSIKVDQAAVDNAKLQLTYSKITAPISGRIGLKQVDVGNFISSGTSTPIVVITQTQPADVLFALPEGDIPAIQQAQAAGNKVLIEAWDRNNIAMIARGELLSTDNQIDPATGTLKIKARFTNEEQKLFPNQFVNVKMQVETLQNAVVIPTAALQMGNEGHYVWVLSDDDTVTKHIVTVGIQDSQQVVIESGLSANTKVITDGVDKLTDGAKVEVVNASSLEKKPASTERKPRNSEEKA